One Ascaphus truei isolate aAscTru1 chromosome 22, aAscTru1.hap1, whole genome shotgun sequence DNA segment encodes these proteins:
- the LOC142472517 gene encoding proton channel OTOP2-like, whose protein sequence is MANREAEHGEPGAHDTNPAPSEAQVALPVPGQVAGYPPVPSEVLKKGGRLLSALLAINIGLVGSVLVSSSSLEKVIVKDTEVLAFLVVLMLLSILWMIFQLYFSCRKNAVLYKDSHAGPVWLRGGLVFFGICSLVLDMFKMGYYISYIECESPIKLIHPMVQSAFIILQTYFLWVSCRHCVQIHTNISRYGLMLVLITNLSIWMAAVTDESVHQARDLEDDQKDLQSIAPFTSDHRDSGDTHVDTHGPSCQCSNHLCHIFQTGYYYLYPFNIEYSLFASAMAYIMWKNVGREMDDHVPRQQRLGPCFCLRSIFVGLLLGAGILLSGVVVLVTYKVQVNTPDKKYQAHVMFYIFNIVALCLMSVGSLTSSIIYRFDKRDMDGHKNPTRTLDVALLLGAALGHYCISYYSIVAMLATSPGELLNALNLVYSLLMIVQLTLQNTFIIEGLHREPFQDSPPEPEKGLVFTNEAVAPSLPNGSSPESPGPGPDLTLDQTPEAADLPWNLKRRLVQEISLFLLLCNIILWLMPAFGARPQLKNNLELRFYGMTVWTIITNICLPFGIFYRMHAAASLLEVFRMS, encoded by the exons ATGGCCAACAGAGAGGCTGAGCATGGGGAGCCCGGCGCCCATGACACGAACCCGGCGCCTTCGGAAGCCCAGGTGGCTCTCCCCGTCCCGGGTCAGGTGGCAGGATACCCCCCGGTTCCTTCCGAGGTCTTGAAGAAGGGGGGTCGGCTGCTGTCGGCGCTGCTGGCCATTAACATTGGTCTGGTGGGCAGTGTCCTGGTGAGCAGCAGTTCCTTGGAGAAGGTGATAGTGAAGGACACGGAGGTCCTGGCCTTCTTGGTTGTCCTCATGCTGCTGTCCATCCTCTGGATGATCTTCCAGCTCTACTTCTCCTGCCGAAAAAATGCCGTCCTGTACAAGGACTCACACGCTGGACCCGTGTGGCTGAGAG GGGGTCTGGTGTTTTTCGGGATCTGCAGTCTGGTTCTGGACATGTTTAAGATGGGATATTACATCAGTTACATAGAATGCGAGTCTCCGATCAAACTCATTCACCCGATGGTGCAGAGCGCGTTCATCATCCTTCAG ACTTATTTCCTCTGGGTTTCCTGCAGGCACTGTGTGCAGATCCACACCAACATCAGCAG GTATGGACTCATGCTGGTGCTCATCACTAACCTCAGTATCTGGATGGCTGCAGTGACCGATGAGTCGGTCCATCAGGCCCGGGACCTGGAGGATGACCAGAAggatctgcagagcatcgcacccttCACCTCAGATCACAGAG ACTCAGGGGATACACACGTGGATACACACGGGCCTTCTTGCCAGTGCAGTAACCATCTGTGCCACATCTTCCAGACGGGGTATTACTACCTATACCCCTTCAACATTGAGTACAGCCTGTTTGCCTCCGCCATGGCCTACATCATGTGGAAGAACGTGGGACGTGAGATGGATGACCACGTGCCTCGGCAACAACGTCTCGGCCCCTGCTTCTGCCTGCGGAGCATCTTTGTGGGGCTACTGCTGGGGGCAGGGATCCTGCTTTCCGGGGTCGTGGTCCTCGTCACCTACAAGGTCCAGGTCAACACTCCGGACAAGAAGTACCAGGCCCATGTCATGTTCTACATCTTCAACATCGTGGCTCTCTGCCTCATGTCCGTGGGCTCCCTCACCAGCTCCATCATCTACAGGTTCGACAAGAGGGATATGGACGGCCACAAGAACCCCACCCGGACCCTGGATGTGGCCCTGCTATTGGGCGCCGCCCTGGGCCACTACTGCATCTCCTATTATTCCATCGTAGCCATGTTGGCCACCTCTCCCGGGGAGCTGCTCAATGCCCTGAACCTGGTGTACTCACTACTCATGATCGTGCAGCTCACACTGCAGAACACCTTCATCATTGAGGGGCTACACCGGGAGCCCTTCCAGGATAGTCCCCCGGAGCCCGAGAAGGGACTCGTCTTCACCAACGAGGCGGTGGCCCCTTCTCTGCCTAATGGGAGCTCCCCAGAATCTCCTGGGCCTGGTCCTGACCTCACGCTGGATCAGACGCCGGAGGCCGCAGATCTCCCCTGGAACTTGAAGCGGAGACTGGTGCAGGAAATCTCTCTCTTCTTGCTCCTGTGTAACATCATC CTCTGGCTCATGCCTGCGTTTGGTGCTCGGCCGCAGCTGAAGAACAACCTGGAGCTGAGGTTCTACGGAATGACCGTATGGACCATTATCACCAACATCTGCCTGCCCTTCGGAATCTTCTACCGCATGCACGCGGCCGCCAGCCTGCTGGAGGTGTTCCGGATGTCCTAG